A section of the Bacillus sp. HSf4 genome encodes:
- the liaF gene encoding cell wall-active antibiotics response protein LiaF has translation MRLTKNQLIGLIIVLFGISIFLQNSGLGDVLFWPLAFLFAGYFLHKYSRRWLGSVMYIFAGFLLLKDIFSITFSLFGFFFAAFLIYAGYRLVTNQPVFDRSKPKDRQARETDPERYRKKKNAGQRSFFFGDVKLMKTPFDLNDLNISGFIGDVKIDLSKAIISDEDHTIVITGLMGDVDIYIPSDLDVSISSSVLIGDVDIIGERQSGMGNQIYTESEHYEQSARRVKISISLLIGDVDVRFI, from the coding sequence ATGCGTCTTACAAAAAACCAATTGATCGGACTTATCATCGTCTTGTTCGGAATCAGCATATTTTTGCAAAACAGCGGGCTTGGAGACGTTTTATTCTGGCCGCTCGCTTTTCTGTTTGCCGGGTATTTTCTTCATAAATATTCGCGCCGCTGGCTCGGGTCCGTGATGTATATTTTTGCAGGCTTCCTGCTGTTAAAGGATATTTTCAGCATTACATTCAGCCTGTTCGGCTTCTTTTTTGCCGCCTTTTTAATCTATGCGGGATACAGGCTGGTCACAAATCAGCCTGTTTTTGACCGCAGTAAACCGAAAGACCGCCAAGCGCGCGAAACGGACCCGGAACGGTATCGGAAAAAAAAGAACGCAGGCCAGCGCAGCTTTTTTTTCGGTGATGTGAAATTGATGAAAACGCCTTTTGATTTAAATGATTTGAACATATCGGGTTTCATCGGAGATGTGAAAATCGATTTGTCGAAAGCGATCATTTCAGATGAGGATCATACGATCGTGATCACCGGGCTGATGGGGGATGTCGACATTTACATTCCGTCCGACCTCGATGTGTCGATCAGCTCTTCGGTGTTAATCGGCGATGTTGATATTATCGGGGAAAGGCAAAGCGGCATGGGCAACCAAATCTACACCGAGTCGGAGCATTACGAACAATCGGCAAGACGGGTCAAAATCTCGATCTCTCTGTTGATCGGTGATGTGGATGTGCGGTTTATATGA
- a CDS encoding DUF4097 domain-containing protein, with translation MKKTIGKLMILAGILIFACFIYNGAGGFSFGGFNQKADHTAAASLKGISAIDINAKSITVNIKAEQRDDITAELTGNARLESAEKGNTLQLTVHPKPFQYFFFQKNELVVKVPYEYKDDLSVISGSGNVKISGGRLALNKVTLSSGSGTQKVDQLQAEELEVQGTSGNIRLKDVRTAEGDIRSTSGNTELENVTGRLNIKQTSGDLRASFSAVDAPLSIKQTSGNAKLDLPDDADISLEATSTSGSISHSFSFDQISSDKRTLTGKNGNGKNKIDISLTSGNVSIE, from the coding sequence ATGAAGAAAACGATAGGGAAGCTGATGATTCTCGCCGGCATTCTGATCTTTGCCTGCTTCATCTATAATGGCGCAGGCGGTTTTTCATTCGGCGGTTTCAATCAAAAGGCAGACCATACAGCCGCGGCTTCGCTGAAGGGAATCAGTGCGATCGATATCAACGCCAAAAGCATCACGGTCAACATCAAAGCCGAACAGCGCGATGATATAACCGCCGAGCTGACAGGCAATGCGCGCCTCGAGTCAGCGGAAAAGGGAAATACCCTTCAGCTCACCGTTCACCCGAAGCCTTTTCAATATTTCTTTTTTCAAAAGAATGAACTTGTTGTCAAAGTTCCTTATGAATACAAAGATGATCTGTCCGTTATATCAGGAAGCGGCAATGTGAAAATATCAGGCGGACGTTTAGCCTTAAATAAGGTCACATTAAGCTCAGGAAGCGGTACCCAGAAAGTGGATCAGCTCCAGGCAGAAGAGCTGGAAGTCCAAGGGACATCGGGAAATATTCGTTTGAAAGATGTTCGGACAGCGGAGGGGGATATTCGCTCAACATCCGGAAACACAGAGCTTGAAAATGTGACAGGCAGATTGAACATCAAGCAGACGTCAGGTGACTTGCGAGCTTCTTTTTCTGCTGTTGATGCCCCTTTGAGCATCAAACAGACATCGGGAAACGCCAAACTCGACCTACCCGACGATGCGGACATCAGCCTTGAAGCAACATCGACAAGCGGCAGCATCAGCCATTCTTTTTCCTTTGATCAGATCAGCAGCGATAAACGGACCCTGACTGGAAAAAACGGAAATGGCAAAAATAAAATTGATATCTCGCTGACAAGCGGGAATGTATCCATTGAATAA
- a CDS encoding PspA/IM30 family protein — protein MAFKRIRDMFVATVNEGLDKMENPRVMLNQYVRDMESDIAKAKHTIVKQQTIEQSFKGKYEEAEKLTVKRKNQAQLAFDAGEEELAKKALSEMKYFEAKTAEYQEAHQHAKKQLAELKEQLKTLEVKLRDIKDRKHALIARANAVKAKEHMNASFNKIDSESAYREFMRMENRIEEMETKVNSYAELSAGSPYSRLEYAKEVEQELENMRAKKAGLEKKTAAGNE, from the coding sequence ATGGCGTTCAAAAGAATCAGAGATATGTTTGTCGCAACAGTAAATGAAGGATTGGATAAAATGGAAAACCCGCGGGTGATGCTGAATCAATACGTACGCGATATGGAAAGCGACATCGCGAAGGCAAAACATACGATTGTCAAGCAGCAGACGATTGAGCAAAGTTTCAAAGGGAAGTATGAAGAGGCTGAAAAACTGACCGTTAAACGCAAAAACCAGGCCCAGCTTGCTTTTGATGCAGGTGAAGAAGAGCTTGCCAAAAAAGCGCTTTCCGAAATGAAGTATTTTGAAGCCAAAACCGCTGAATATCAAGAGGCTCATCAGCATGCGAAAAAACAGCTTGCTGAATTAAAAGAACAGCTGAAAACGCTCGAAGTCAAACTGCGCGACATTAAGGACAGAAAACATGCATTAATCGCCCGGGCAAACGCTGTCAAAGCAAAAGAGCATATGAATGCTTCCTTCAATAAAATCGATAGCGAAAGCGCGTACCGTGAATTTATGAGAATGGAAAACCGTATTGAAGAAATGGAAACGAAAGTCAACAGCTATGCCGAGCTTTCCGCGGGATCTCCGTACAGCCGCCTTGAATATGCGAAAGAGGTTGAACAAGAGCTTGAAAACATGCGGGCGAAAAAAGCCGGATTGGAAAAGAAAACAGCAGCCGGCAATGAATAA